A single region of the Solwaraspora sp. WMMD406 genome encodes:
- the leuE gene encoding leucine efflux protein LeuE: MLGITDLWTYVLGTIAIVLLPGPNSLFVLSTAARRGVRRGYQAAGGVFLGDTVLMVLSAAGVASLLKAHPALFTVIKYAGAAYLGYVGLTMLRAAWRRWRRRDDPTTPRLVDAAEPAAVRYPFRRATVISLLNPKAILFFVSFFIQFVDPAYPYPGLSFLLLGLIAQAFSVIYLTVLIFTGTYLALQFRQRRRLAAVVTSGVGALFVGFGVKLATAGSA, translated from the coding sequence ATGCTCGGCATCACCGACCTGTGGACGTACGTCCTCGGCACCATCGCGATCGTCCTGCTCCCCGGCCCGAACTCACTGTTCGTGCTCTCCACCGCGGCCCGGCGCGGCGTCCGCCGCGGCTACCAGGCGGCCGGCGGCGTGTTCCTCGGCGACACCGTGCTGATGGTGCTCTCCGCAGCCGGCGTCGCCTCGCTGCTCAAGGCGCACCCGGCGCTCTTCACCGTGATCAAGTACGCCGGGGCGGCGTACCTCGGCTATGTCGGTCTGACCATGCTGCGGGCGGCGTGGCGCCGCTGGCGACGGCGCGACGATCCGACCACGCCCCGGCTGGTCGACGCCGCCGAGCCGGCCGCCGTCCGCTACCCGTTCCGTCGAGCGACGGTGATCAGCCTGCTCAACCCGAAGGCGATCCTCTTCTTCGTCTCCTTCTTCATCCAGTTCGTCGACCCGGCGTACCCCTATCCCGGGTTGTCGTTCCTGCTGCTCGGCCTGATCGCCCAGGCGTTCAGCGTGATCTACCTGACCGTCCTGATCTTCACCGGGACCTACCTGGCGCTGCAGTTCCGGCAGCGGCGCCGGCTCGCCGCCGTGGTGACCAGCGGAGTGGGTGCGCTGTTCGTCGGGTTCGGCGTCAAACTGGCCACCGCCGGGAGCGCCTGA